One region of Pygocentrus nattereri isolate fPygNat1 chromosome 14, fPygNat1.pri, whole genome shotgun sequence genomic DNA includes:
- the tlr1 gene encoding toll-like receptor 1, whose protein sequence is MKALGYPVRPLGVLLVFFLTSALAMETVILNYSSRNLSTVPSDLPSSAHGVDLSQNQIQTLWNHDFIKTPSLSFLNLSKNMLVDIHMDTFVSTPVLEKLDLSYNRLQNLSNQEYLHHAQSLQYLDLSSNKFGVMALGTEFSKLTNLQWLGLSADTIQNDDFASISDLFLQTLFIQAQNVAHYEKGSLTGLKAEKVSIVMSNTPTDHQIIIDALASFKEVELSWLYDPEDFLRDLVMQRATIQAEHLHLCAVRSSWIVMTAFVNSVLMSPIRQFSVSNLTLTAMNGGKSVLQNYFLDSFSVRQSLVTVFIFQQKVLYDFFINMPVKNLTLTQSPIVHMTCPAAVSMIQTLDLSDCALTEKVFSKGLHEECDTLTNLEMLVLKGNNLRHLLPLTSRVKLMSSLRYVDFSQNSLTYEVDQGCCTWPSKVNHMDLSSNRFDQNVFKCLPSTIAILNLQNNQITAIPANISSLDFLRTLDLSSNRLLDLSNCLGYPNLQKFVMRGNSLHVPSPGALKTCPHLTALDISHNPYICTCPLRDFTTLIDSKGTLAGPKAWKNRKIALAHWPEGYRCSYPEYWRHAKLQNFSLPEITCNAGLLAATILVPAFMVIIVVGMLCRQLDVPWYLGMIWKWTRTKHRARIIQQRPEELQGVYYHAFISYSQRNSDWVKSQLLPKLEGEDSATIRNGLRICHHERDFIPGKTIVHNILRCIEQSRCCIFVLSSHFVQSDWCHYELYFASHQRLTRGMDNIVLILLEPLPPYVIPSKYHHLKAMMARRTYLEWPQDKAKHRMFWANLRAVLQADLPTPLEREGE, encoded by the coding sequence ATGAAGGCTCTAGGGTACCCTGTTCGACCACTGGGCGTACTCCTGGTATTCTTCCTGACTTCTGCCTTGGCCATGGAGACAGTTATTCTCAATTACTCTTCCAGAAACCTCTCTACTGTTCCTTCTGATCTCCCATCTTCTGCTCATGGTGTGGATCTCTCTCAAAATCAGATTCAGACCCTGTGGAATCATGACTTCATCAAAACACCCAGCCTCAGTTTCCTCAACCTCTCCAAGAATATGCTTGTGGATATACATATGGATACATTTGTCTCCACTCCCGTTCTGGAAAAACTAGACCTGTCCTACAACAGACTCCAAAACTTGTCCAACCAGGAGTATCTACATCATGCACAAAGCCTACAGTACTTGGACCTGTCATCCAACAAGTTTGGAGTTATGGCACTTGGGACAGAGTTCTCCAAACTTACAAACCTTCAGTGGCTTGGCCTGAGTGCTGACACTATTCAGAATGATGACTTTGCTAGCATTTCTGATCTCTTTCTCCAGACTCTCTTTATCCAGGCCCAGAATGTAGCACACTATGAAAAGGGAAGCCTCACAGGTCTGAAAGCAGAAAAGGTTTCTATTGTAATGTCAAACACACCCACCGACCACCAAATAATAATTGACGCCCTAGCATCCTTTAAAGAAGTAGAGCTCAGCTGGTTATATGATCCAGAGGACTTCCTCAGAGACCTGGTGATGCAGAGAGCAACCATTCAAGCAGAGCACTTACATTTATGTGCTGTTCGGAGCTCCTGGATTGTCATGACAGCCTTTGTCAACAGTGTTTTAATGTCCCCAATACGCCAGTTCAGTGTGTCCAACCTTACTCTAACTGCTATGAATGGAGGAAAATCTGTGCTACAGAACTACTTCTTAGATTCCTTCAGTGTCAGGCAGTCATTAGTGACTGTCTTCATCTTTCAACAGAAAGTACTTTATGATTTCTTTATTAACATGCCTGTAAAGAATCTAACTCTTACTCAGTCACCAATAGTCCATATGACCTGTCCAGCGGCTGTTAGTATGATACAGACACTTGACTTGTCTGACTGTGCCCTGACTGAAAAAGTCTTCTCTAAAGGTCTGCATGAGGAATGTGATACCTTGACCAATCTGGAGATGCTTGTCCTGAAGGGCAATAACCTCAGACATTTGTTGCCACTTACTTCACGAGTTAAGCTTATGAGCTCTCTCAGATATGTGGACTTCAGCCAGAACTCACTGACCTATGAAGTGGACCAGGGATGCTGCACTTGGCCTTCTAAAGTCAACCACATGGATTTATCTTCAAACAGATTTGACCAGAACGTGTTTAAGTGTTTGCCAAGTACTATAGCAATCCTTAACCTCCAGAACAACCAGATCACTGCAATTCCTGCAAACATATCTAGTCTGGACTTTCTCAGAACTCTAGATCTTTCATCTAATCGTCTCCTGGATCTGTCCAACTGTCTGGGGTACCCAAACCTGCAGAAGTTTGTGATGCGTGGGAACTCTCTTCATGTTCCCTCACCAGGTGCTCTCAAGACCTGTCCACATCTGACTGCCCTTGACATAAGCCATAACCCATACATCTGTACCTGCCCTTTGCGAGACTTCACCACCCTCATTGACAGCAAAGGCACACTGGCTGGACCAAAAGCTTGGAAGAACCGCAAGATTGCTTTGGCTCACTGGCCAGAAGGGTATCGCTGCAGTTACCCGGAATACTGGAGACATGCAAAACTTCAAAACTTCAGTCTGCCTGAGATCACCTGCAATGCTGGACTATTGGCAGCCACCATTTTAGTCCCAGCATTCATGGTAATCATTGTTGTGGGAATGCTGTGCCGTCAACTGGATGTTCCATGGTACCTGGGAATGATCTGGAAATGGACTCGTACAAAACATCGTGCACGAATTATCCAGCAACGACCAGAGGAGTTACAAGGGGTGTATTATCATGCCTTCATTTCCTATAGCCAACGGAACTCTGACTGGGTAAAAAGTCAACTCTTGCCCAAGCTGGAGGGCGAAGACTCAGCAACTATCCGAAATGGACTGCGAATATGCCACCATGAGCGGGACTTCATTCCAGGAAAGACAATTGTGCACAACATCCTCCGTTGCATTGAACAAAGCAGATGCTGCATCTTCGTTCTGTCCTCCCACTTTGTCCAGAGTGACTGGTGTCACTATGAGCTATACTTCGCTAGCCACCAGAGGCTAACAAGAGGGATGGACAACATTGTCCTCATTTTGCTAGAGCCACTGCCCCCTTATGTAATTCCCTCCAAATACCACCACCTGAAGGCAATGATGGCCAGACGCACTTACTTAGAATGGCCACAAGACAAGGCCAAACATAGAATGTTCTGGGCAAACCTGAGGGCAGTGCTGCAGGCAGATCTACCTACTCCTcttgagagagaaggagaataa